A portion of the Polyangia bacterium genome contains these proteins:
- a CDS encoding efflux RND transporter permease subunit → MWIVRLALKRPYTFVVMAMLIVILGVLSIARMPADIFPDIDIPVISVVWNYGGLSPEEMERRIVSNFERGLTTTVNDIEHVESQSLTGVSVIKVFFQQGAALEAATAQITAIAQTSVRQMPPGTTPPLIIRYSASNVPIMQAALESETLGEQQLFDYGVNFIRADLATIPGAQIPWPYGGKQRQIMVDIDPARLFAWGLSPRDVATAVSAQNLILPTGTAKMGNGEYPIVVNSSPETLEQIGLLPIKTVRGTSVLIRDVASVRDGNTPQTSIVHVEGRKSVLLTLLKSGAASTLDVTSRIRSMMPGILSRLPKELKVSLLFDQSVFVRGAVSGVVKEAATAAGLTALLILLFLGSWRSTLIVVLSIPLSILMSIIVLSAVGQTLNVMTLGGMSLAVGILVDDATVEIENIHRNIAKKKPLVVAILDGAREIAVPAFVSTLCICIVFVPVAFITGSARSLFVPLALAVVFAMLTSYLLSRTLVPTMVCFLLAPEVAAHESGHGRRSRLADGFDRWFDRLRQAYGAWLAWALSRRRTVIGLFLGFVALSLGLFPLLGQDFFPSVDAGLIKLHVRGTPGTRIEETEHLFALIEAKIRTLIPAQEIETLLDNMGVPASGINLSLSEGALISPADGQILIALKPHHAPTEIYVRRIRQMVHANFPEATFFFLAPDISTQVLNFGLPAPIDLQISGGVGNEEQTFAVAEKLAARLSRVPGAADVHLAQVRRVPQLRVDVDRGMAAEAGLTQRDVASDLMVSLSSSSMVSPSYWLDAKRGVQYPVSIQTPQYRIKDIESVQNTPLSTGPDGQPQLLSNVAAVSRTFGPANITHFNARRVFDVQANVDGTDLGTMATAIDRILKDLAPELPRGTAVRVKGQLESMQSSFRGLSYGLFFAVLLVYLLMVVNFQSWLDPLIILMALPGALAGIAWILFLTHTTLSVPALMGAIMCVGVATSNSILVVTFANDQRKNGFDATRAALVSGMTRLRPVIMTALAMVIGMLPMSLGIGEGGEQNAPLGRAVIGGLLLATVTTLFFVPVMYSVLRGKAPGLDPALEEL, encoded by the coding sequence ATGTGGATAGTCCGCCTCGCGCTGAAGCGGCCGTACACCTTCGTGGTGATGGCCATGCTGATCGTCATCTTGGGCGTTCTCAGCATCGCCCGCATGCCGGCGGACATCTTTCCGGACATCGACATCCCCGTCATCTCCGTGGTGTGGAATTACGGCGGCCTGTCGCCCGAGGAGATGGAGCGGCGGATCGTCAGCAACTTTGAACGCGGCCTCACCACCACCGTCAACGACATCGAACACGTCGAGAGCCAGTCGCTGACCGGCGTCTCGGTGATCAAAGTTTTCTTCCAACAAGGCGCGGCGCTGGAAGCGGCCACCGCGCAAATCACCGCCATCGCCCAGACGTCAGTCCGGCAGATGCCCCCCGGCACCACGCCGCCGCTGATCATCCGTTACAGCGCCTCCAACGTCCCGATCATGCAGGCGGCGTTGGAAAGCGAAACGCTGGGCGAGCAGCAGCTGTTCGATTACGGCGTGAATTTCATCCGGGCGGACCTGGCCACCATCCCCGGCGCGCAGATCCCCTGGCCGTACGGCGGCAAGCAGCGGCAGATCATGGTGGATATCGATCCGGCGCGCCTGTTCGCCTGGGGCCTTTCGCCGCGCGACGTGGCCACCGCGGTCAGCGCGCAGAACCTGATCCTGCCGACGGGAACGGCCAAGATGGGCAACGGCGAATATCCTATCGTCGTCAACAGCAGCCCTGAGACACTGGAACAGATCGGCCTCCTGCCGATCAAGACCGTGCGCGGAACGTCAGTGTTGATCCGCGATGTGGCCAGTGTGCGCGACGGCAACACCCCTCAGACCAGCATCGTTCATGTCGAGGGCCGCAAGTCGGTGTTGCTCACGCTGCTGAAGTCGGGGGCCGCCAGCACGCTGGACGTCACCTCGCGCATCCGATCGATGATGCCGGGGATCCTGTCGCGGCTGCCGAAAGAGCTGAAGGTGTCGCTGCTGTTCGATCAGTCGGTGTTCGTGCGCGGCGCGGTCAGCGGCGTGGTCAAAGAAGCGGCCACCGCCGCCGGGTTGACCGCGCTTTTGATCCTGCTGTTCTTGGGCAGCTGGCGCAGCACGCTTATCGTCGTGCTGTCCATCCCGCTTTCGATCCTCATGTCGATCATCGTTCTAAGCGCGGTCGGACAGACGTTGAATGTCATGACGCTGGGCGGGATGTCGCTGGCGGTGGGAATTCTGGTCGACGACGCCACCGTCGAGATCGAAAACATCCATCGCAACATTGCCAAGAAGAAACCGCTGGTGGTGGCCATCCTCGACGGCGCGCGCGAGATCGCCGTGCCGGCTTTTGTCTCCACCCTGTGCATCTGCATTGTCTTCGTGCCGGTGGCGTTCATCACCGGGTCGGCGCGCTCGCTGTTCGTGCCGCTGGCCCTGGCGGTGGTCTTCGCCATGCTGACGTCGTATCTGCTTTCCCGCACGCTGGTTCCGACCATGGTGTGCTTCCTGCTGGCGCCCGAGGTGGCCGCCCACGAAAGCGGACACGGCCGGCGATCACGGCTGGCTGATGGTTTTGATCGCTGGTTTGATCGACTGCGACAGGCCTACGGTGCCTGGCTGGCCTGGGCGCTGTCGCGGCGGCGCACGGTGATTGGTTTGTTCCTGGGCTTCGTGGCGCTGTCGCTGGGGTTGTTCCCACTGCTCGGCCAGGATTTCTTTCCCAGCGTCGATGCGGGCCTCATCAAGCTGCACGTCCGCGGCACGCCCGGCACCCGCATCGAGGAGACCGAACACCTGTTCGCCTTGATCGAAGCGAAGATCCGCACGCTGATCCCGGCGCAGGAGATCGAGACGCTGCTGGACAACATGGGCGTTCCGGCCAGCGGCATCAACCTGTCGCTGTCGGAGGGCGCGCTGATTTCGCCCGCTGACGGACAGATCTTGATCGCCCTCAAACCTCACCACGCCCCGACCGAGATCTACGTGCGCCGCATCCGGCAGATGGTGCACGCTAACTTCCCCGAGGCGACGTTCTTCTTTCTGGCGCCCGACATCTCGACCCAGGTGCTGAACTTCGGTCTGCCGGCGCCGATCGACCTGCAGATCTCGGGCGGCGTGGGCAACGAAGAACAGACCTTCGCGGTGGCGGAAAAACTGGCGGCGCGCCTGTCGCGCGTTCCCGGCGCCGCCGACGTCCACCTGGCCCAGGTGCGACGCGTGCCCCAGTTGCGCGTCGACGTCGATCGCGGCATGGCCGCCGAGGCCGGCCTGACCCAGCGAGACGTGGCCAGTGATTTGATGGTGTCGCTGTCGTCAAGCTCGATGGTCTCGCCCAGCTATTGGCTGGACGCCAAGCGCGGCGTGCAATATCCGGTGTCGATCCAGACACCGCAGTACCGCATCAAGGACATCGAATCGGTACAGAACACGCCGCTGTCGACGGGGCCCGATGGCCAGCCGCAGCTGCTGTCCAACGTGGCGGCGGTGTCGCGTACCTTCGGTCCGGCGAACATCACCCACTTCAACGCCCGTCGCGTCTTCGACGTGCAAGCCAACGTGGACGGCACCGACCTGGGCACGATGGCCACCGCCATCGACCGCATCTTGAAAGACCTCGCCCCCGAGCTGCCGCGCGGGACGGCGGTCCGCGTGAAGGGCCAGCTTGAAAGCATGCAGTCGTCTTTCCGCGGTCTCAGCTATGGTCTCTTCTTTGCCGTCTTGCTGGTCTATCTTTTGATGGTGGTGAACTTTCAATCGTGGCTGGATCCACTGATCATCTTGATGGCCCTGCCGGGCGCGCTGGCGGGGATCGCCTGGATCTTGTTTCTCACCCACACGACGCTCAGCGTGCCGGCCTTGATGGGCGCCATCATGTGCGTCGGCGTGGCCACGTCCAACAGCATCCTGGTCGTCACCTTCGCCAATGATCAGCGCAAGAACGGCTTCGACGCCACGCGGGCCGCGCTGGTCTCGGGGATGACCCGACTGCGCCCGGTGATCATGACCGCGCTGGCCATGGTGATCGGCATGCTGCCGATGTCCCTGGGCATCGGCGAGGGCGGCGAACAAAATGCCCCCCTCGGCCGGGCGGTCATCGGTGGATTGCTGCTGGCGACGGTGACCACGCTATTCTTCGTGCCGGTGATGTACAGCGTCTTGCGAGGAAAGGCGCCCGGGCTCGATCCGGCGCTGGAGGAATTATGA
- a CDS encoding efflux RND transporter periplasmic adaptor subunit yields MSVPSDLSNETRRQAETDLGFVLPAPARVGRTRAGALVAVALVVVGAAFLLGYLPKEKARAVLEESSRRAEDAPARVSVLTAKLAVSAGAITLPGSIQPLQETMVYSRANGYLRRWLVDIGDKVDEGQLLAEIDTPELDQELVAARAQLAQAQASIAQAKANRDFAKTSLERVKRLAPTGVTSQQEFEQAQAQEAVAEANLNVSQANAGAQQANIERLSKLKSFARVTAPFGGVITQRSIDRGALVTAGNGTPLFKIATNDPVRVLLQIPQNVAPSIRTHLPAKIAVREYPNRIFAGDVTRASGALDPVLRTMTTEIRLPNPKGALLTGMYAEVSISLPSPHQVFEIPATSLLSDAKGVRVLVVDGENRAHARTVVVERDTGATVQIASGLHGDERIVKLATAELQDGQTVDVAPP; encoded by the coding sequence ATGAGCGTGCCGTCCGACCTTTCCAACGAGACTCGCCGACAAGCGGAGACCGATCTCGGTTTCGTCCTGCCCGCGCCAGCACGGGTAGGACGAACACGGGCCGGCGCCCTGGTCGCCGTCGCGCTGGTGGTGGTCGGGGCGGCGTTCCTGCTTGGGTACCTGCCGAAAGAGAAAGCGCGCGCAGTCCTGGAAGAAAGCAGCCGCCGCGCCGAGGACGCGCCCGCCCGGGTCAGCGTGCTGACCGCCAAGCTGGCTGTCAGCGCCGGCGCGATCACCCTGCCCGGCAGCATCCAGCCGCTGCAAGAGACCATGGTGTACTCGCGCGCCAATGGTTATCTGCGCCGCTGGCTGGTGGACATCGGCGACAAGGTCGACGAGGGACAGCTGCTGGCCGAGATCGACACGCCGGAGCTGGATCAAGAGCTGGTGGCGGCGCGCGCGCAGCTGGCCCAGGCCCAGGCGTCGATCGCGCAGGCGAAAGCCAACCGCGACTTCGCCAAGACGTCGCTGGAGCGGGTCAAACGCCTGGCCCCGACCGGCGTGACGTCGCAACAAGAGTTCGAACAGGCCCAGGCGCAAGAAGCGGTGGCGGAGGCGAACCTCAACGTCTCGCAGGCCAACGCGGGCGCGCAGCAGGCGAACATTGAACGGCTGTCCAAGTTGAAATCGTTCGCCCGGGTGACCGCGCCGTTCGGCGGCGTCATCACGCAGCGATCGATCGATCGCGGCGCGCTGGTGACGGCGGGAAACGGCACGCCGCTGTTCAAGATCGCCACCAACGATCCCGTGCGCGTGCTGCTGCAGATCCCGCAGAACGTGGCCCCCAGCATCCGCACCCACCTGCCCGCCAAGATTGCCGTGCGCGAGTACCCGAACCGCATCTTCGCCGGCGACGTCACCCGGGCGTCCGGCGCGCTGGATCCGGTCCTGCGCACGATGACCACCGAGATCCGCCTGCCCAATCCCAAGGGCGCGCTTTTGACCGGAATGTACGCCGAGGTGTCCATCTCGCTTCCTTCGCCGCACCAGGTGTTCGAGATCCCAGCCACCAGCTTGCTCAGCGATGCCAAGGGCGTGCGGGTGCTGGTGGTCGACGGTGAGAACCGAGCCCACGCCCGCACCGTGGTGGTCGAGCGCGACACCGGCGCGACGGTGCAGATCGCCAGCGGACTGCACGGCGACGAGCGCATCGTCAAGCTGGCCACTGCCGAACTGCAAGACGGCCAGACCGTCGACGTCGCGCCCCCGTAA
- the fliA gene encoding RNA polymerase sigma factor FliA: protein MNSTQTTTNGRGKKTNKRTAQSTARRNEFVTKHFPLVEKVARRMARRLPRYVDVADLVSAGTIGLIEAAERFDAARCDRFEPFAEIRIRGAILDDLRARDTLSRDMRRLSNELGRAAADLANQLGRTPDDGEVADHLGVAVKDLYRRRAKLSGASVVGLEDVDPEFLDHAADNTCDNPEEETARREMFSHLVDQIMTLPSNMQQVLSLYYCESLNLKEIGTVLGVSESRICQIHTEATRRLRGILGDSFFHQAAA from the coding sequence ATGAACAGCACACAGACGACAACCAACGGGCGCGGCAAGAAGACGAACAAGCGAACCGCGCAAAGCACCGCGCGCCGGAACGAGTTCGTCACCAAACACTTCCCGCTGGTGGAAAAGGTCGCCCGTCGAATGGCCCGCCGTCTGCCCCGGTACGTCGATGTCGCTGATCTGGTTTCCGCCGGGACCATCGGCCTCATCGAGGCGGCCGAGCGCTTCGACGCCGCCCGCTGCGATAGATTCGAGCCGTTCGCCGAGATTCGCATCCGCGGCGCCATCCTGGATGATCTGCGCGCCCGCGACACCTTGAGCCGTGACATGCGCCGCCTCTCGAACGAACTTGGCCGCGCCGCGGCCGACCTGGCCAATCAACTGGGCCGCACACCGGACGACGGCGAGGTCGCCGATCACCTTGGTGTGGCGGTGAAGGATCTTTACCGCCGTCGGGCCAAGCTGTCGGGTGCGTCGGTGGTCGGCCTGGAAGATGTCGATCCGGAGTTTTTGGATCACGCCGCCGACAACACCTGCGACAACCCGGAAGAAGAGACCGCGCGCCGCGAGATGTTCTCGCACCTGGTCGATCAGATCATGACGCTGCCGTCGAACATGCAGCAGGTGCTGTCGCTGTATTACTGCGAGTCGCTGAATTTGAAGGAGATCGGCACCGTGCTCGGCGTGTCGGAGTCGCGCATTTGCCAGATTCACACCGAGGCCACCCGTCGTCTGCGCGGCATCCTGGGTGATTCTTTTTTCCACCAAGCCGCCGCGTAG
- a CDS encoding sigma-54-dependent Fis family transcriptional regulator, with protein sequence METDIEHVRRERDLYRALLDLGVAEKIDTFLEQALSLIVNVTGARRGYIELTEEASGQPRWWCAHDCSGDQVQAIRSAFSRGVIAEALATGKTVATASALDDPRFRDLGSVRKNRIEAVLCAPIGASPPMGILYLQDRLQPGPFAEEDRQDAEVFARHLATLADRILIRQRQATETDPTGEFRRSLHVEGLVGHSPAMASVLRHVSLVAPIDVSVLITGPSGTGKTQLARIIHENGPRAAGPFVELNCAALPETLIESELFGAVPGAHSTASRRVEGKVASAEGGTLFLDEIGELPPPAQSKLLQLLHSKEYFPLGAPRPIRADIRIIAATNSDLKKAVAEKLFREDLFYRLQVLPVRMPSLAERREDIPQLLSHFCSRARASHQLPELRLSVGATQAALAAEWPGNLRELAHAVEAASIRAAAQGVLTIERTHLFPDLEPSESEVRGSMTFQQATRLFQGELLRRTLEETGWNVVEAASRLDLARSHIYNLIRAHGLERKTA encoded by the coding sequence GTGGAGACCGACATCGAGCATGTGCGCCGCGAACGCGATCTCTATCGCGCCCTCCTGGATCTCGGGGTGGCCGAGAAGATCGACACATTCCTGGAACAGGCGCTGAGCCTGATCGTCAATGTCACCGGCGCGCGCCGCGGGTACATCGAGCTCACCGAAGAAGCGAGCGGCCAGCCGCGCTGGTGGTGCGCCCACGATTGCTCGGGCGATCAGGTGCAGGCGATCCGCTCGGCGTTTTCGCGCGGCGTGATTGCCGAAGCCCTGGCCACCGGAAAAACCGTGGCCACCGCGTCGGCGCTGGACGATCCCCGCTTCCGCGATCTCGGCAGCGTGCGCAAGAACCGCATCGAAGCCGTGCTGTGCGCGCCCATCGGGGCGTCGCCGCCGATGGGGATTTTGTACCTGCAAGATCGCCTGCAGCCCGGCCCCTTCGCCGAGGAAGATCGACAGGACGCCGAGGTCTTCGCTCGTCACCTGGCCACGCTGGCCGATCGCATCTTGATCCGGCAGCGTCAGGCCACCGAGACCGATCCCACCGGCGAGTTTCGTCGCAGCTTGCACGTCGAAGGATTGGTGGGCCACAGCCCGGCGATGGCCAGCGTCCTGCGCCACGTCTCCCTGGTGGCGCCCATCGATGTCAGCGTCCTCATCACCGGACCGTCGGGCACGGGCAAGACGCAGCTGGCGCGCATCATCCACGAAAACGGCCCGCGCGCCGCCGGACCCTTCGTCGAGCTGAACTGCGCCGCGCTGCCCGAGACGCTGATCGAAAGCGAGCTCTTCGGCGCGGTGCCGGGCGCGCACTCGACGGCGTCGCGACGAGTGGAAGGCAAGGTGGCCTCCGCCGAGGGCGGCACGTTGTTCCTGGACGAGATCGGCGAGCTGCCGCCGCCGGCGCAGTCCAAGCTGCTGCAGCTACTGCACTCGAAAGAATATTTTCCGCTGGGCGCGCCCCGCCCGATACGCGCCGACATCCGCATCATCGCCGCCACCAACAGTGATCTGAAAAAAGCGGTCGCCGAGAAACTGTTCCGTGAGGATCTCTTCTATCGCCTACAAGTGTTGCCGGTGCGGATGCCGTCGCTGGCGGAACGCCGTGAGGACATCCCGCAGCTCTTGTCTCATTTCTGCAGCCGTGCCCGCGCCAGCCACCAACTGCCCGAGCTGCGCCTGTCCGTCGGCGCCACCCAGGCGGCGCTGGCCGCCGAATGGCCGGGCAACCTCCGCGAGCTGGCCCACGCGGTCGAGGCCGCCTCCATCCGCGCCGCCGCGCAAGGCGTGTTGACGATTGAACGCACGCACCTGTTTCCCGATCTCGAGCCATCGGAGAGCGAGGTGCGTGGGTCGATGACCTTCCAGCAGGCCACGCGCCTGTTCCAGGGCGAGCTTCTGCGCCGCACCCTGGAAGAAACCGGTTGGAATGTCGTCGAGGCGGCGAGCCGTCTGGATCTCGCCCGCTCGCACATCTACAACCTCATCCGCGCACACGGGCTCGAACGCAAAACGGCATGA
- a CDS encoding protein kinase yields the protein MTASAPFPRSGRFRARNILGQGSMGTVYRALDEETGREVALKALREPGSTALYHLKGEFRSLRDIAHPNLVELHDLVVGDEQAFFTMELVDGVTFLEHVALGDQNGGADDRQAQLRRLEIAVAQLNRGISTLHAAGKLHRDIKPPNILVTRAGRVVLLDFGLATSWTERDRAAENSELAGSLPYMPPEQIWGKPLRPSADWYSVGVLIYESLTGCLPFPDAPNEMLARKERGDAPPPGRLAPDVPASLDALVMALLDPDPTRRPGGDQIERAFAAAGLGGGGVPLGIDPAAMQSTGEVFVGRTRELGQLGDAFATLEMGRPTLVRISGVSGIGKTELGNHFTERLRERADAFIFNTRCHPQESVSFNAFDGIIDQLSQHLTQLPPARAAALEPPSSAALVRLFPVLGRVSAWKKADAEIDTMEPRLVRNRALSALRWLLDALGAEKPVLLWIDDQQWSDPDSLVLLDEILQPRTRGRLMLLLTCRTDTGVAPVAASADDATGGPATHRLLEIACEPLDEAEARLLAVRLLKRAGDGAHPDHLQTIVGESGGSPFFIGQLAYHPIVASTFAAAGNAGPALFTEVIRNRVARLSDVERRIVEIVAMAGGPIDRTVALRAAGVGEAGRTDVVRLARHNLIKTADRNGGPAVESYHDRIREAIAASVDAPTRTQRHLAIAQALEVAATGDSEALYRHWLAAGDHPRAAVHALDAGRKASAAFAFGQAAELFDRAAGLQANDAAAVAVARALQADALVNAGRCAEAAPLYLASADAGAGAHSADAAAELRRRAAESFLISGHIDQGVAVLAKSLPSVGVNFPATPRAALLSVLRGLAWLRFGKLDFRPRPAGEVTAIERLRVDMCLSASKGLMLVDSLRGAAFAFDSLRHALAVGEPLRVGEALVLVGGGLLAPAGGWMASLGNRMLGRAAEIATQWQSPRLSGMTQTMSGQTMIFAGQWRDALRTCDAGIDELTARCRGVAWETNAGYMGAIRAVEELGHLNDYRRRCQQLLDDADARGDVYARLTAILYEALAHLAAGRPSLVRQQVRTSMRVWTQSAFSVQHLYAIRLEAMSDVYEERPAEAWARLEHAWPALKRSGLLRVPIMRIDALALRARVALALASADPIAADRWLAASTRDRRALAKERRPDTPAHACLLQAGQEIGRVGRTKTLRSLGDAIAIYNQGGMALWSHYACHRKGQVIGDTEGRVLCDDAATAMRAEGIADPLRWLAVVAPGRWPALS from the coding sequence ATGACCGCCAGCGCGCCCTTCCCGCGCAGCGGACGGTTTCGCGCAAGGAACATACTGGGGCAAGGATCGATGGGCACGGTGTACCGCGCCCTGGACGAAGAGACCGGCCGTGAGGTGGCGCTGAAGGCCCTGCGCGAGCCGGGTTCGACCGCGCTCTATCATTTGAAGGGCGAATTCCGCTCGCTGCGCGACATCGCCCATCCCAACCTGGTCGAGCTTCACGATCTGGTGGTCGGCGACGAGCAAGCCTTCTTCACCATGGAGCTGGTCGACGGCGTCACGTTCCTGGAACACGTCGCGCTCGGCGATCAAAACGGCGGCGCCGACGATCGCCAGGCCCAGCTGCGTCGGCTGGAGATCGCTGTGGCGCAGTTGAACCGCGGCATCAGCACGCTGCACGCGGCGGGGAAACTGCACCGGGACATCAAGCCACCGAACATTCTGGTCACCCGCGCTGGCCGCGTGGTCCTGCTGGATTTTGGTCTGGCGACCTCGTGGACCGAACGCGATCGCGCCGCCGAAAACAGCGAGCTGGCGGGATCGCTGCCGTACATGCCACCCGAACAGATCTGGGGCAAACCACTGCGGCCGTCCGCCGACTGGTACAGCGTCGGCGTCCTCATCTACGAATCCCTGACCGGATGCCTGCCGTTCCCCGACGCGCCGAACGAGATGCTGGCGCGTAAAGAACGCGGCGACGCGCCACCGCCCGGACGCCTGGCCCCCGACGTGCCGGCCAGCCTGGACGCGCTGGTGATGGCCTTGCTTGATCCCGATCCGACGCGCCGGCCGGGCGGCGACCAAATCGAACGGGCGTTCGCCGCCGCGGGCCTGGGCGGTGGCGGCGTGCCGCTGGGCATCGATCCGGCGGCCATGCAATCGACCGGCGAAGTGTTCGTGGGCCGCACGCGCGAGCTTGGTCAACTGGGCGACGCCTTCGCCACGCTGGAGATGGGACGGCCGACGTTGGTGCGCATCAGCGGCGTGTCCGGCATTGGCAAGACCGAGCTTGGCAATCATTTCACCGAACGCCTGCGCGAACGCGCCGACGCATTCATCTTCAACACCCGCTGCCACCCGCAGGAATCGGTGTCATTCAACGCCTTCGACGGCATCATCGATCAGCTAAGCCAGCACCTGACGCAGCTGCCACCAGCGCGCGCGGCAGCGCTGGAGCCGCCGTCGTCGGCGGCGCTGGTGCGCCTGTTCCCGGTGCTGGGGCGCGTCTCCGCCTGGAAAAAAGCCGACGCCGAGATTGACACCATGGAACCGCGCCTGGTGCGCAACCGCGCGCTTTCCGCGCTGCGCTGGTTGCTGGACGCGCTGGGCGCGGAGAAGCCCGTTCTGCTGTGGATCGACGACCAACAATGGAGCGATCCCGACAGCCTGGTGTTGTTGGATGAGATCCTGCAGCCGCGCACACGCGGCCGCCTGATGCTGCTTCTGACTTGCCGAACCGACACGGGTGTCGCGCCGGTAGCGGCCTCGGCCGACGACGCCACCGGCGGGCCGGCCACCCATCGTCTGCTGGAAATCGCCTGTGAACCGCTGGACGAAGCGGAGGCGCGCCTTTTGGCGGTGCGCTTGTTGAAACGCGCGGGCGACGGCGCACACCCCGATCATCTACAGACCATCGTCGGTGAATCGGGTGGCTCGCCGTTCTTCATCGGGCAGCTCGCCTATCACCCGATCGTCGCCTCAACTTTCGCCGCCGCCGGCAACGCCGGACCCGCTCTATTCACCGAAGTCATCCGCAACCGGGTCGCCCGCCTGTCCGACGTCGAACGGCGCATCGTGGAGATCGTGGCGATGGCTGGCGGCCCCATCGATCGCACCGTCGCGCTGCGCGCCGCCGGCGTGGGCGAGGCCGGACGCACGGACGTGGTCCGCCTGGCGCGCCACAATCTGATCAAGACCGCCGACCGCAACGGCGGCCCAGCCGTCGAGAGTTATCACGACCGTATTCGCGAGGCGATCGCCGCTTCGGTCGACGCGCCCACGCGCACGCAGCGCCACCTGGCCATCGCGCAGGCGCTGGAGGTGGCCGCCACCGGCGATTCAGAAGCGCTGTATCGACACTGGCTGGCGGCCGGCGATCACCCGCGCGCGGCGGTTCACGCGCTGGATGCGGGGCGCAAGGCTTCGGCCGCCTTCGCCTTCGGTCAAGCCGCCGAGCTGTTCGATCGCGCCGCCGGGCTGCAAGCCAACGACGCCGCTGCCGTGGCTGTGGCGCGCGCGCTGCAAGCCGACGCACTGGTGAACGCCGGCCGCTGCGCCGAGGCGGCGCCGCTCTATCTCGCCTCCGCCGACGCCGGCGCGGGTGCCCATTCCGCTGACGCCGCCGCCGAGCTACGCCGCCGCGCCGCCGAAAGCTTCCTCATCAGCGGCCACATCGACCAGGGCGTGGCGGTGCTGGCCAAGAGCCTGCCCAGCGTGGGCGTGAATTTTCCGGCCACCCCGCGCGCCGCTCTGCTGTCCGTGCTGCGCGGGCTTGCGTGGCTGCGCTTTGGCAAGCTGGATTTTCGCCCCCGCCCCGCCGGCGAGGTGACGGCGATCGAACGCCTTCGCGTCGACATGTGCCTGTCGGCGTCGAAAGGATTGATGCTGGTCGATTCGCTGCGCGGAGCGGCCTTCGCCTTCGACAGCCTCCGGCATGCCCTGGCGGTGGGCGAACCATTGCGCGTGGGCGAAGCGCTGGTTCTGGTGGGCGGCGGCTTGCTGGCGCCGGCCGGCGGCTGGATGGCCAGCCTGGGTAACCGCATGCTGGGCCGCGCGGCGGAGATCGCCACGCAATGGCAGAGCCCGCGCCTGTCCGGCATGACCCAAACCATGTCCGGCCAGACGATGATCTTCGCCGGTCAGTGGCGGGACGCCCTGCGCACGTGCGACGCCGGCATCGACGAGCTGACCGCGCGCTGCCGGGGTGTGGCCTGGGAGACCAATGCCGGCTACATGGGCGCGATCCGCGCCGTCGAAGAGCTGGGACACTTGAACGACTACCGCCGGCGCTGCCAGCAGCTCTTGGACGACGCCGACGCGCGCGGCGACGTGTATGCGCGGCTGACCGCCATCCTGTACGAAGCACTGGCGCACCTGGCGGCCGGCCGGCCGTCGCTGGTACGGCAGCAAGTTCGCACCAGCATGCGCGTGTGGACCCAGTCGGCGTTCAGCGTGCAGCACCTTTACGCCATTCGGCTGGAAGCGATGAGCGACGTCTACGAAGAGCGCCCCGCGGAGGCGTGGGCGCGCCTTGAACACGCGTGGCCCGCGCTCAAGCGCTCGGGCTTGCTGCGCGTCCCCATCATGCGCATCGACGCCTTGGCCTTGCGAGCGCGGGTGGCCTTGGCATTGGCATCCGCCGATCCGATCGCCGCCGATCGCTGGCTGGCCGCATCGACGCGCGATCGTCGCGCACTGGCCAAAGAGCGGCGGCCGGACACGCCCGCTCACGCCTGTCTTTTACAAGCGGGGCAAGAGATCGGCCGCGTCGGCCGCACCAAAACCCTGCGCAGCCTGGGCGACGCCATCGCCATCTACAACCAGGGCGGCATGGCGCTGTGGAGCCACTATGCGTGCCACCGCAAAGGCCAGGTCATCGGCGACACTGAGGGCCGTGTGCTGTGCGACGACGCCGCCACCGCGATGCGCGCCGAAGGGATCGCCGATCCGCTGCGCTGGCTTGCCGTGGTCGCGCCCGGCCGCTGGCCGGCGCTCTCCTGA